In a single window of the Anaerotruncus rubiinfantis genome:
- a CDS encoding 2-oxoacid:acceptor oxidoreductase family protein — protein sequence MIQVKIYGLGGQGVVTCGKIMAYAYAINQGKFAQTIPAYGHERRGAPVNTSLILSDEAIPTKSFVYEPDYVMVFDVSLPERHVDLFEGVDDDTVFVFNAPEIPDYMKGRPNKTYIVDAEHAALRNIGRDIPNTAMAGAFAALGIVEIGAVEKSIQEFFKEGEDGRNVKAARECHDAVREA from the coding sequence TTGATTCAGGTAAAAATTTATGGATTGGGAGGACAGGGTGTTGTGACCTGCGGAAAGATCATGGCGTATGCCTATGCGATCAACCAGGGAAAGTTCGCGCAGACCATCCCCGCATACGGACATGAACGCAGAGGCGCCCCGGTGAACACCAGCTTGATCCTCAGCGATGAAGCAATCCCCACAAAGTCGTTTGTATATGAGCCGGACTATGTCATGGTGTTCGACGTTTCGCTGCCGGAACGGCATGTGGATCTGTTTGAGGGCGTGGACGACGATACCGTCTTTGTCTTTAACGCGCCTGAGATCCCGGATTACATGAAAGGTCGCCCGAATAAAACCTATATCGTGGACGCTGAACACGCCGCGCTTCGCAATATTGGGCGTGACATTCCCAATACTGCGATGGCGGGTGCCTTTGCCGCGCTGGGGATCGTGGAGATCGGCGCTGTGGAAAAATCCATTCAGGAATTCTTCAAGGAAGGGGAGGACGGCAGAAATGTTAAAGCAGCAAGAGAATGCCACGACGCAGTCCGTGAAGCGTAA
- a CDS encoding 4Fe-4S binding protein gives MLKQQENATTQSVKRKIYFGPVATHVTDVDTGAWRILTPVADDEKCIRCGICQKHCPLAIIQVDRETPFTVDLRFCKGCGICSQVCPKDCIAMTEIGKGGE, from the coding sequence ATGTTAAAGCAGCAAGAGAATGCCACGACGCAGTCCGTGAAGCGTAAGATTTATTTTGGACCGGTTGCCACCCATGTCACAGATGTGGACACTGGGGCATGGAGAATCCTGACACCGGTGGCAGATGATGAAAAATGTATCCGCTGCGGCATCTGCCAGAAACATTGCCCGCTGGCGATCATCCAGGTCGACCGGGAAACGCCGTTCACAGTGGATCTGCGGTTCTGCAAGGGCTGCGGGATCTGTTCTCAGGTCTGCCCGAAGGACTGCATCGCAATGACAGAGATTGGCAAAGGGGGGGAATAA